The following proteins are encoded in a genomic region of Danio rerio strain Tuebingen ecotype United States chromosome 16, GRCz12tu, whole genome shotgun sequence:
- the si:dkey-19f23.1 gene encoding uncharacterized protein si:dkey-19f23.1 isoform X1 — protein MCPMLQRLQPACASPDGRSQGGQLGREAAASRAGRRPRGHAEDTVPGPGMSPDASPPRQALEAARGALDLGKERGYGEGETPESSSGVAVAAVHPACNPCRVPASIVLRGGAGLGGPRGRPPVRRPRLQARHRAHTGSAHGPGETGYQDAVHPAPDHTPLPGAEEGRRGEKEEEAGEENQVASCTTGSRARRGRRSDAPRASGGFGTLPVPGPRPRAELSIFQARHCRSAGCVASGKLTLGCARSTDLLLGEFEGYQLGSEPTPRLRNNVTSKLGRIKAFLGYMARGTAEPGDFLFLNQPARIRAWAARLGQTRMAEPTRQHYLKNVAQFLDYLSETPPAACQLSSTALVLIRREVRALIRGIRRRVVVHEVRTKQAKESRLIPKASLVRCHRTAGRKIPALLDSLESNPSTRQQWRFYGFLTGYLTSISGHRCGVFQNLTIQEVEEASRSPDESAYVINITTHKTNRAFGAAQLSLNREEYSWFRRFLALRAGLPGGSQATYFFFTSRASPCRTLNKYFQSAWLSMGLPGKPTFTDVRTAIATHVSRHCDAPVTTSGGFYPNQASVSLRRRQRMHTLQRIAARWRNSCAMTLQPQISSTHFTSDLSKHASAADSLKGPWWRRRRRRRMGRQRALKAPRGKGARGQRLPSLPWREPAGGRCHGALPKGKARALARSNKQKTLNRPE, from the exons ATGTGCCCTATGCTTCAACGTCTACAGCCGGCTTGCGCCTCACCTGACGGCCGTTCACAAGGTGGCCAACTCGGACGAGAAGCGGCTGCTTCTCGCGCTGGCCGCCGGCCGCGTGGACACGCGGAAGACACCGTGCCCGGTCCCGGGATGTCGCCGGACGCCAGCCCGCCTAGACAGGCACTTGAGGCAGCACGCGGAGCTCTCGACCTCGGGAAGGAAAGAGGCTATGGGGAGGGCGAAACGCCGGAAAGTAGCTCGGGAGTTGCAGTGGCTGCGGTCCACCCAGCCTGCAATCCCTGTCGTGTCCCAGCTAGCATCGTCCTCCGAGGGGGAGCGGGACTCGGAGGACCCAGAGGCCGGCCGCCCGTGCGCCGACCGCGGCTGCAGGCGCGCCACCGAGCGCATACAGGCTCAGCTCACGGACCTGGGGAAACAGGTTACCAAGATGCGGTCCACCCTGCTCCAGATCACACGCCTCTACCGGGAGCTGAGGAAGGGAGAAggggggagaaggaggaggaagcGGGCGAGGAGAACCAGGTCGCCTCCTGCACCACCGGCTCCCGGGCGAGGCGCGGCCGGAGGTCCGACGCCCCCCGAGCCTCCGGAGGCTTTGGAACCCTACCCGTTCCCGGACCACGTCCCCGCGCTGAGTTGAGTATATTTCAGGCACGTCACTGTCGCTCTGCTGGGTGTGTGGCTTCGGGGAAGTTGACTCTTGGTTGTGCTCGTTCCACAGACCTTCTCTTGGGGGAGTTCGAAGGGTACCAACTGGGCAGCGAGCCCACCCCCCGCCTGCGGAACAACGTCACTTCGAAGCTGGGGAGAATCAAAGCCTTCCTTGGTTACATGGCCAGGGGCACCGCGGAGCCAGGGGACTTCCTCTTCCTCAACCAACCAGCCCGAATCCGAGCGTGGGCCGCCCGGCTAGGTCAGACGCGCATGGCCGAGCCCACCAGGCAGCACTACCTGAAGAACGTGGCTCAGTTCCTAGACTACCTCTCGGAGACGCCGCCGGCCGCCTGTCAGCTCTCCAGCACGGCTCTGGTTCTGATTCGAAGGGAGGTCAGAGCCCTCATCCGCGGCATACGCCGGCGTGTCGTCGTGCACGAGGTAAGGACCAAGCAGGCGAAGGAAAGCCGACTGATCCCCAAGGCCAGCCTGGTGCGCTGTCACCGGACCGCTGGGAGGAAAATTCCCGCCCTGCTAG ATAGCCTCGAATCCAACCCAAGCACTAGGCAACAGTGGCGCTTCTATGGCTTTCTGACTGGCTACCTAACCTCCATCTCTGGGCACCGCTGTGGAGTCTTCCAGAATCTCACAATCCAGGAGGTTGAAGAGGCCTCCAGAAGCCCCGACGAGTCTGCTTATGTCATTAAC ATTACcactcacaaaacaaacagagcCTTTGGGGCGGCTCAGCTGTCCCTAAACAGGGAGGAATACAGCTGGTTCCGCAGGTTTTTGGCGCTGCGGGCTGGTCTCCCCGGAGGGAGCCAGGCTAcctatttctttttcacttccaGAGCCAGTCCTTGTCGGACCCTGAACAAGTACTTTCAGTCTGCTTGGCTCAGTATGGGCCTTCCAGGCAAACCCACCTTTACTGACGTACGCACTGCGATCGCGACTCATGTGAGTAGGCATTGTGACGCCCCTGTAACTACCAGCGGCGGCTTCTATCCTAATCAAGCTTCTGTCTCTCTCCGACGCAGGCAAAGAATGCACACTCTTCAGaggatcgccgcaaggtggcgcaattcatgtgccatgacacttcaacctcagataagttctacgcacttcacctcggacctctccaagcacgcgagcgccgcagactctttgaaagggccctggtggaggaggaggaggaggaggaggatggggagGCAGCGGGCACTGAAAGCCCCCCGCGGAAAGGGCGCAAGAGGACAGAGACTTCCGTCTCTCCCCTG GAGGGAACCAGCAGGAGGACGCTGCCATGGCGCCCTGCCAAAGGGAAAAGCCAGGGCGCTCGCCCGCTCGAACAAACAGAAGACTCTGAATCgtcctgaataa
- the si:dkey-19f23.1 gene encoding uncharacterized protein si:dkey-19f23.1 isoform X4 yields MGRAKRRKVARELQWLRSTQPAIPVVSQLASSSEGERDSEDPEAGRPCADRGCRRATERIQAQLTDLGKQVTKMRSTLLQITRLYRELRKGEGGRRRRKRARRTRSPPAPPAPGRGAAGGPTPPEPPEALEPYPFPDHVPALNLLLGEFEGYQLGSEPTPRLRNNVTSKLGRIKAFLGYMARGTAEPGDFLFLNQPARIRAWAARLGQTRMAEPTRQHYLKNVAQFLDYLSETPPAACQLSSTALVLIRREVRALIRGIRRRVVVHEVRTKQAKESRLIPKASLVRCHRTAGRKIPALLDSLESNPSTRQQWRFYGFLTGYLTSISGHRCGVFQNLTIQEVEEASRSPDESAYVINITTHKTNRAFGAAQLSLNREEYSWFRRFLALRAGLPGGSQATYFFFTSRASPCRTLNKYFQSAWLSMGLPGKPTFTDVRTAIATHVSRHCDAPVTTSGGFYPNQASVSLRRRQRMHTLQRIAARWRNSCAMTLQPQISSTHFTSDLSKHASAADSLKGPWWRRRRRRRMGRQRALKAPRGKGARGQRLPSLPWREPAGGRCHGALPKGKARALARSNKQKTLNRPE; encoded by the exons ATGGGGAGGGCGAAACGCCGGAAAGTAGCTCGGGAGTTGCAGTGGCTGCGGTCCACCCAGCCTGCAATCCCTGTCGTGTCCCAGCTAGCATCGTCCTCCGAGGGGGAGCGGGACTCGGAGGACCCAGAGGCCGGCCGCCCGTGCGCCGACCGCGGCTGCAGGCGCGCCACCGAGCGCATACAGGCTCAGCTCACGGACCTGGGGAAACAGGTTACCAAGATGCGGTCCACCCTGCTCCAGATCACACGCCTCTACCGGGAGCTGAGGAAGGGAGAAggggggagaaggaggaggaagcGGGCGAGGAGAACCAGGTCGCCTCCTGCACCACCGGCTCCCGGGCGAGGCGCGGCCGGAGGTCCGACGCCCCCCGAGCCTCCGGAGGCTTTGGAACCCTACCCGTTCCCGGACCACGTCCCCGCGCTGA ACCTTCTCTTGGGGGAGTTCGAAGGGTACCAACTGGGCAGCGAGCCCACCCCCCGCCTGCGGAACAACGTCACTTCGAAGCTGGGGAGAATCAAAGCCTTCCTTGGTTACATGGCCAGGGGCACCGCGGAGCCAGGGGACTTCCTCTTCCTCAACCAACCAGCCCGAATCCGAGCGTGGGCCGCCCGGCTAGGTCAGACGCGCATGGCCGAGCCCACCAGGCAGCACTACCTGAAGAACGTGGCTCAGTTCCTAGACTACCTCTCGGAGACGCCGCCGGCCGCCTGTCAGCTCTCCAGCACGGCTCTGGTTCTGATTCGAAGGGAGGTCAGAGCCCTCATCCGCGGCATACGCCGGCGTGTCGTCGTGCACGAGGTAAGGACCAAGCAGGCGAAGGAAAGCCGACTGATCCCCAAGGCCAGCCTGGTGCGCTGTCACCGGACCGCTGGGAGGAAAATTCCCGCCCTGCTAG ATAGCCTCGAATCCAACCCAAGCACTAGGCAACAGTGGCGCTTCTATGGCTTTCTGACTGGCTACCTAACCTCCATCTCTGGGCACCGCTGTGGAGTCTTCCAGAATCTCACAATCCAGGAGGTTGAAGAGGCCTCCAGAAGCCCCGACGAGTCTGCTTATGTCATTAAC ATTACcactcacaaaacaaacagagcCTTTGGGGCGGCTCAGCTGTCCCTAAACAGGGAGGAATACAGCTGGTTCCGCAGGTTTTTGGCGCTGCGGGCTGGTCTCCCCGGAGGGAGCCAGGCTAcctatttctttttcacttccaGAGCCAGTCCTTGTCGGACCCTGAACAAGTACTTTCAGTCTGCTTGGCTCAGTATGGGCCTTCCAGGCAAACCCACCTTTACTGACGTACGCACTGCGATCGCGACTCATGTGAGTAGGCATTGTGACGCCCCTGTAACTACCAGCGGCGGCTTCTATCCTAATCAAGCTTCTGTCTCTCTCCGACGCAGGCAAAGAATGCACACTCTTCAGaggatcgccgcaaggtggcgcaattcatgtgccatgacacttcaacctcagataagttctacgcacttcacctcggacctctccaagcacgcgagcgccgcagactctttgaaagggccctggtggaggaggaggaggaggaggaggatggggagGCAGCGGGCACTGAAAGCCCCCCGCGGAAAGGGCGCAAGAGGACAGAGACTTCCGTCTCTCCCCTG GAGGGAACCAGCAGGAGGACGCTGCCATGGCGCCCTGCCAAAGGGAAAAGCCAGGGCGCTCGCCCGCTCGAACAAACAGAAGACTCTGAATCgtcctgaataa
- the si:dkey-19f23.1 gene encoding uncharacterized protein si:dkey-19f23.1 isoform X3, protein MCPMLQRLQPACASPDGRSQGGQLGREAAASRAGRRPRGHAEDTVPGPGMSPDASPPRQALEAARGALDLGKERGYGEGETPESSSGVAVAAVHPACNPCRVPASIVLRGGAGLGGPRGRPPVRRPRLQARHRAHTGSAHGPGETGYQDAVHPAPDHTPLPGAEEGRRGEKEEEAGEENQVASCTTGSRARRGRRSDAPRASGGFGTLPVPGPRPRAELSIFQARHCRSAGCVASGKLTLGCARSTDLLLGEFEGYQLGSEPTPRLRNNVTSKLGRIKAFLGYMARGTAEPGDFLFLNQPARIRAWAARLGQTRMAEPTRQHYLKNVAQFLDYLSETPPAACQLSSTALVLIRREVRALIRGIRRRVVVHEVRTKQAKESRLIPKASLVRCHRTAGRKIPALLDSLESNPSTRQQWRFYGFLTGYLTSISGHRCGVFQNLTIQEVEEASRSPDESAYVINITTHKTNRAFGAAQLSLNREEYSWFRRFLALRAGLPGGSQATYFFFTSRASPCRTLNKYFQSAWLSMGLPGKPTFTDVRTAIATHAKNAHSSEDRRKVAQFMCHDTSTSDKFYALHLGPLQARERRRLFERALVEEEEEEEDGEAAGTESPPRKGRKRTETSVSPLEGTSRRTLPWRPAKGKSQGARPLEQTEDSESS, encoded by the exons ATGTGCCCTATGCTTCAACGTCTACAGCCGGCTTGCGCCTCACCTGACGGCCGTTCACAAGGTGGCCAACTCGGACGAGAAGCGGCTGCTTCTCGCGCTGGCCGCCGGCCGCGTGGACACGCGGAAGACACCGTGCCCGGTCCCGGGATGTCGCCGGACGCCAGCCCGCCTAGACAGGCACTTGAGGCAGCACGCGGAGCTCTCGACCTCGGGAAGGAAAGAGGCTATGGGGAGGGCGAAACGCCGGAAAGTAGCTCGGGAGTTGCAGTGGCTGCGGTCCACCCAGCCTGCAATCCCTGTCGTGTCCCAGCTAGCATCGTCCTCCGAGGGGGAGCGGGACTCGGAGGACCCAGAGGCCGGCCGCCCGTGCGCCGACCGCGGCTGCAGGCGCGCCACCGAGCGCATACAGGCTCAGCTCACGGACCTGGGGAAACAGGTTACCAAGATGCGGTCCACCCTGCTCCAGATCACACGCCTCTACCGGGAGCTGAGGAAGGGAGAAggggggagaaggaggaggaagcGGGCGAGGAGAACCAGGTCGCCTCCTGCACCACCGGCTCCCGGGCGAGGCGCGGCCGGAGGTCCGACGCCCCCCGAGCCTCCGGAGGCTTTGGAACCCTACCCGTTCCCGGACCACGTCCCCGCGCTGAGTTGAGTATATTTCAGGCACGTCACTGTCGCTCTGCTGGGTGTGTGGCTTCGGGGAAGTTGACTCTTGGTTGTGCTCGTTCCACAGACCTTCTCTTGGGGGAGTTCGAAGGGTACCAACTGGGCAGCGAGCCCACCCCCCGCCTGCGGAACAACGTCACTTCGAAGCTGGGGAGAATCAAAGCCTTCCTTGGTTACATGGCCAGGGGCACCGCGGAGCCAGGGGACTTCCTCTTCCTCAACCAACCAGCCCGAATCCGAGCGTGGGCCGCCCGGCTAGGTCAGACGCGCATGGCCGAGCCCACCAGGCAGCACTACCTGAAGAACGTGGCTCAGTTCCTAGACTACCTCTCGGAGACGCCGCCGGCCGCCTGTCAGCTCTCCAGCACGGCTCTGGTTCTGATTCGAAGGGAGGTCAGAGCCCTCATCCGCGGCATACGCCGGCGTGTCGTCGTGCACGAGGTAAGGACCAAGCAGGCGAAGGAAAGCCGACTGATCCCCAAGGCCAGCCTGGTGCGCTGTCACCGGACCGCTGGGAGGAAAATTCCCGCCCTGCTAG ATAGCCTCGAATCCAACCCAAGCACTAGGCAACAGTGGCGCTTCTATGGCTTTCTGACTGGCTACCTAACCTCCATCTCTGGGCACCGCTGTGGAGTCTTCCAGAATCTCACAATCCAGGAGGTTGAAGAGGCCTCCAGAAGCCCCGACGAGTCTGCTTATGTCATTAAC ATTACcactcacaaaacaaacagagcCTTTGGGGCGGCTCAGCTGTCCCTAAACAGGGAGGAATACAGCTGGTTCCGCAGGTTTTTGGCGCTGCGGGCTGGTCTCCCCGGAGGGAGCCAGGCTAcctatttctttttcacttccaGAGCCAGTCCTTGTCGGACCCTGAACAAGTACTTTCAGTCTGCTTGGCTCAGTATGGGCCTTCCAGGCAAACCCACCTTTACTGACGTACGCACTGCGATCGCGACTCAT GCAAAGAATGCACACTCTTCAGaggatcgccgcaaggtggcgcaattcatgtgccatgacacttcaacctcagataagttctacgcacttcacctcggacctctccaagcacgcgagcgccgcagactctttgaaagggccctggtggaggaggaggaggaggaggaggatggggagGCAGCGGGCACTGAAAGCCCCCCGCGGAAAGGGCGCAAGAGGACAGAGACTTCCGTCTCTCCCCTG GAGGGAACCAGCAGGAGGACGCTGCCATGGCGCCCTGCCAAAGGGAAAAGCCAGGGCGCTCGCCCGCTCGAACAAACAGAAGACTCTGAATCgtcctga
- the si:dkey-19f23.1 gene encoding uncharacterized protein si:dkey-19f23.1 isoform X5, with the protein MGRAKRRKVARELQWLRSTQPAIPVVSQLASSSEGERDSEDPEAGRPCADRGCRRATERIQAQLTDLGKQVTKMRSTLLQITRLYRELRKGEGGRRRRKRARRTRSPPAPPAPGRGAAGGPTPPEPPEALEPYPFPDHVPALNLLLGEFEGYQLGSEPTPRLRNNVTSKLGRIKAFLGYMARGTAEPGDFLFLNQPARIRAWAARLGQTRMAEPTRQHYLKNVAQFLDYLSETPPAACQLSSTALVLIRREVRALIRGIRRRVVVHEVRTKQAKESRLIPKASLVRCHRTAGRKIPALLDSLESNPSTRQQWRFYGFLTGYLTSISGHRCGVFQNLTIQEVEEASRSPDESAYVINITTHKTNRAFGAAQLSLNREEYSWFRRFLALRAGLPGGSQATYFFFTSRASPCRTLNKYFQSAWLSMGLPGKPTFTDVRTAIATHAKNAHSSEDRRKVAQFMCHDTSTSDKFYALHLGPLQARERRRLFERALVEEEEEEEDGEAAGTESPPRKGRKRTETSVSPLEGTSRRTLPWRPAKGKSQGARPLEQTEDSESS; encoded by the exons ATGGGGAGGGCGAAACGCCGGAAAGTAGCTCGGGAGTTGCAGTGGCTGCGGTCCACCCAGCCTGCAATCCCTGTCGTGTCCCAGCTAGCATCGTCCTCCGAGGGGGAGCGGGACTCGGAGGACCCAGAGGCCGGCCGCCCGTGCGCCGACCGCGGCTGCAGGCGCGCCACCGAGCGCATACAGGCTCAGCTCACGGACCTGGGGAAACAGGTTACCAAGATGCGGTCCACCCTGCTCCAGATCACACGCCTCTACCGGGAGCTGAGGAAGGGAGAAggggggagaaggaggaggaagcGGGCGAGGAGAACCAGGTCGCCTCCTGCACCACCGGCTCCCGGGCGAGGCGCGGCCGGAGGTCCGACGCCCCCCGAGCCTCCGGAGGCTTTGGAACCCTACCCGTTCCCGGACCACGTCCCCGCGCTGA ACCTTCTCTTGGGGGAGTTCGAAGGGTACCAACTGGGCAGCGAGCCCACCCCCCGCCTGCGGAACAACGTCACTTCGAAGCTGGGGAGAATCAAAGCCTTCCTTGGTTACATGGCCAGGGGCACCGCGGAGCCAGGGGACTTCCTCTTCCTCAACCAACCAGCCCGAATCCGAGCGTGGGCCGCCCGGCTAGGTCAGACGCGCATGGCCGAGCCCACCAGGCAGCACTACCTGAAGAACGTGGCTCAGTTCCTAGACTACCTCTCGGAGACGCCGCCGGCCGCCTGTCAGCTCTCCAGCACGGCTCTGGTTCTGATTCGAAGGGAGGTCAGAGCCCTCATCCGCGGCATACGCCGGCGTGTCGTCGTGCACGAGGTAAGGACCAAGCAGGCGAAGGAAAGCCGACTGATCCCCAAGGCCAGCCTGGTGCGCTGTCACCGGACCGCTGGGAGGAAAATTCCCGCCCTGCTAG ATAGCCTCGAATCCAACCCAAGCACTAGGCAACAGTGGCGCTTCTATGGCTTTCTGACTGGCTACCTAACCTCCATCTCTGGGCACCGCTGTGGAGTCTTCCAGAATCTCACAATCCAGGAGGTTGAAGAGGCCTCCAGAAGCCCCGACGAGTCTGCTTATGTCATTAAC ATTACcactcacaaaacaaacagagcCTTTGGGGCGGCTCAGCTGTCCCTAAACAGGGAGGAATACAGCTGGTTCCGCAGGTTTTTGGCGCTGCGGGCTGGTCTCCCCGGAGGGAGCCAGGCTAcctatttctttttcacttccaGAGCCAGTCCTTGTCGGACCCTGAACAAGTACTTTCAGTCTGCTTGGCTCAGTATGGGCCTTCCAGGCAAACCCACCTTTACTGACGTACGCACTGCGATCGCGACTCAT GCAAAGAATGCACACTCTTCAGaggatcgccgcaaggtggcgcaattcatgtgccatgacacttcaacctcagataagttctacgcacttcacctcggacctctccaagcacgcgagcgccgcagactctttgaaagggccctggtggaggaggaggaggaggaggaggatggggagGCAGCGGGCACTGAAAGCCCCCCGCGGAAAGGGCGCAAGAGGACAGAGACTTCCGTCTCTCCCCTG GAGGGAACCAGCAGGAGGACGCTGCCATGGCGCCCTGCCAAAGGGAAAAGCCAGGGCGCTCGCCCGCTCGAACAAACAGAAGACTCTGAATCgtcctga
- the si:dkey-19f23.1 gene encoding uncharacterized protein si:dkey-19f23.1 isoform X2, whose translation MCPMLQRLQPACASPDGRSQGGQLGREAAASRAGRRPRGHAEDTVPGPGMSPDASPPRQALEAARGALDLGKERGYGEGETPESSSGVAVAAVHPACNPCRVPASIVLRGGAGLGGPRGRPPVRRPRLQARHRAHTGSAHGPGETGYQDAVHPAPDHTPLPGAEEGRRGEKEEEAGEENQVASCTTGSRARRGRRSDAPRASGGFGTLPVPGPRPRAELSIFQARHCRSAGCVASGKLTLGCARSTDLLLGEFEGYQLGSEPTPRLRNNVTSKLGRIKAFLGYMARGTAEPGDFLFLNQPARIRAWAARLGQTRMAEPTRQHYLKNVAQFLDYLSETPPAACQLSSTALVLIRREVRALIRGIRRRVVVHEVRTKQAKESRLIPKASLVRCHRTAGRKIPALLDSLESNPSTRQQWRFYGFLTGYLTSISGHRCGVFQNLTIQEVEEASRSPDESAYVINITTHKTNRAFGAAQLSLNREEYSWFRRFLALRAGLPGGSQATYFFFTSRASPCRTLNKYFQSAWLSMGLPGKPTFTDVRTAIATHAKNAHSSEDRRKVAQFMCHDTSTSDKFYALHLGPLQARERRRLFERALVEEEEEEEDGEAAGTESPPRKGRKRTETSVSPLVKITFSLAWTAERMALANFPLCVSFPGGNQQEDAAMAPCQREKPGRSPARTNRRL comes from the exons ATGTGCCCTATGCTTCAACGTCTACAGCCGGCTTGCGCCTCACCTGACGGCCGTTCACAAGGTGGCCAACTCGGACGAGAAGCGGCTGCTTCTCGCGCTGGCCGCCGGCCGCGTGGACACGCGGAAGACACCGTGCCCGGTCCCGGGATGTCGCCGGACGCCAGCCCGCCTAGACAGGCACTTGAGGCAGCACGCGGAGCTCTCGACCTCGGGAAGGAAAGAGGCTATGGGGAGGGCGAAACGCCGGAAAGTAGCTCGGGAGTTGCAGTGGCTGCGGTCCACCCAGCCTGCAATCCCTGTCGTGTCCCAGCTAGCATCGTCCTCCGAGGGGGAGCGGGACTCGGAGGACCCAGAGGCCGGCCGCCCGTGCGCCGACCGCGGCTGCAGGCGCGCCACCGAGCGCATACAGGCTCAGCTCACGGACCTGGGGAAACAGGTTACCAAGATGCGGTCCACCCTGCTCCAGATCACACGCCTCTACCGGGAGCTGAGGAAGGGAGAAggggggagaaggaggaggaagcGGGCGAGGAGAACCAGGTCGCCTCCTGCACCACCGGCTCCCGGGCGAGGCGCGGCCGGAGGTCCGACGCCCCCCGAGCCTCCGGAGGCTTTGGAACCCTACCCGTTCCCGGACCACGTCCCCGCGCTGAGTTGAGTATATTTCAGGCACGTCACTGTCGCTCTGCTGGGTGTGTGGCTTCGGGGAAGTTGACTCTTGGTTGTGCTCGTTCCACAGACCTTCTCTTGGGGGAGTTCGAAGGGTACCAACTGGGCAGCGAGCCCACCCCCCGCCTGCGGAACAACGTCACTTCGAAGCTGGGGAGAATCAAAGCCTTCCTTGGTTACATGGCCAGGGGCACCGCGGAGCCAGGGGACTTCCTCTTCCTCAACCAACCAGCCCGAATCCGAGCGTGGGCCGCCCGGCTAGGTCAGACGCGCATGGCCGAGCCCACCAGGCAGCACTACCTGAAGAACGTGGCTCAGTTCCTAGACTACCTCTCGGAGACGCCGCCGGCCGCCTGTCAGCTCTCCAGCACGGCTCTGGTTCTGATTCGAAGGGAGGTCAGAGCCCTCATCCGCGGCATACGCCGGCGTGTCGTCGTGCACGAGGTAAGGACCAAGCAGGCGAAGGAAAGCCGACTGATCCCCAAGGCCAGCCTGGTGCGCTGTCACCGGACCGCTGGGAGGAAAATTCCCGCCCTGCTAG ATAGCCTCGAATCCAACCCAAGCACTAGGCAACAGTGGCGCTTCTATGGCTTTCTGACTGGCTACCTAACCTCCATCTCTGGGCACCGCTGTGGAGTCTTCCAGAATCTCACAATCCAGGAGGTTGAAGAGGCCTCCAGAAGCCCCGACGAGTCTGCTTATGTCATTAAC ATTACcactcacaaaacaaacagagcCTTTGGGGCGGCTCAGCTGTCCCTAAACAGGGAGGAATACAGCTGGTTCCGCAGGTTTTTGGCGCTGCGGGCTGGTCTCCCCGGAGGGAGCCAGGCTAcctatttctttttcacttccaGAGCCAGTCCTTGTCGGACCCTGAACAAGTACTTTCAGTCTGCTTGGCTCAGTATGGGCCTTCCAGGCAAACCCACCTTTACTGACGTACGCACTGCGATCGCGACTCAT GCAAAGAATGCACACTCTTCAGaggatcgccgcaaggtggcgcaattcatgtgccatgacacttcaacctcagataagttctacgcacttcacctcggacctctccaagcacgcgagcgccgcagactctttgaaagggccctggtggaggaggaggaggaggaggaggatggggagGCAGCGGGCACTGAAAGCCCCCCGCGGAAAGGGCGCAAGAGGACAGAGACTTCCGTCTCTCCCCTGGTAAAAATCACATTCTCTTTGGCGTGGACAGCAGAACGTATGGCATTGGCTAACTTCCCTTTATGTGTCTCTTTTCCAGGAGGGAACCAGCAGGAGGACGCTGCCATGGCGCCCTGCCAAAGGGAAAAGCCAGGGCGCTCGCCCGCTCGAACAAACAGAAGACTCTGA